The stretch of DNA AAGCGACCGCCCTGGCATCCTGACCCGCTACCGGGCGGCCTCGTCGATGGCGCGCAGGATGCGCTGCTCGGAGACGCGGTGGCGGGTCCCGAGCGGCTGGGCGAAAAGGCTGACCCGCAGCTCCTCGATCATCCAGCGGATCTCGGCGGCGGCATCGGGGTCGGCCTCCGCCCGCGCCCGCAGCGCCGCATAGGCCTGTGCCACCTCCGCGACGCGGGCCATGCGGTCGGCGTCCTGGTCCACGTTGCGCCCCAGCCGGCCCACGCGCCACGCGATGGCCCGCACGTAGCGCTCCACGTCGGGCAGGCGCCGCCGGCCGGTGGCGGTGACGAAGCCGGGGTAGATCATGGCGCCCAGCTGAGCCCGGGCGTCGGCGGCCGCGGGGGCGAGCGCCGCGCTGCTCACCGCCGCCAGCGCGCGCTCCGCGTCGCCTGCCGCGACGAGGATCCCCTGGACCGCGCACACCACCTCCAGCACGTCCCCGTCGAGGGCCCCGGCGACCGCGGCCCGCAGCTTCGCGTACGCCTCGTCGTCCCACGCGGGCCCGCCGTGGTCGGCCATCAGGGCGTCGACCGAGCACCCGGCGCAGTCGTCGAGCAGCGCGCTGACGCTGGCGTGCGGGCTGCGGGTCAACGCCAGCTTGGCCCGTCGATCGAGGTGCGCGGCCACGGCCCGGGCCGGCGGGGGCAGCTCCAGCAGCAGCAGCCGGCGGGTGCCCTGCCACATCGCCCGGCGCTGCTCGGGTTCGGTCAGCAGCACCCGCACGCCGACCGAGTCACCCTCGTCGACCAGCGCCGGGAAGCCGCGCAGCGCGTGCCCGTCGCGGGCCAGCTCCAGGCTGCGCGGCAGCCCGCCGACCGTCCACGCCCGCAGCCCCCGGCGCTCGAACCGCTCGGCCACCTGCGCCACCGCCGCGCGCGCCTGGCCCCCCACCCGCCGCTTGACCTCGGTCAGGTCCTTGCCCTGCGCGACCACATGACCGGCGTCGACCACCCGGAACGTCATGCGCAGGTGGTCGGGGAGGCGGTCGAGGTCCCAGGCGTCGCGGGGCACGGCCACGCCGGTCTCGGCGTGCAGCTCGCGGGCCAGCGCGTCGGTCAGCGGCTCTGCGGTGGGGTGCAGGCGGGCCAGCACCGCACGGGCCACGTCGGGCACCGGCACGAAGCTGCGCCGCAGATCCTTCGGCAGCGACCGCAGCAGTGCCGTCACCAGCTCGCCGCGCAGCTCGGGGACCTGCCAGCCGAACGGGGTGGCCTCGATCCGGTTCAGCGCCGCGAGGGGGATCACCACGGTCACGCCGTCGTCGGACGCGCCCGGCTCGAAACGGTAGGTCAGCGTCAGCGCCAGGTCCCGGTAGGGCCACACGTCGGGGTGGTCCTGGGCGTGGACGGGCGCCGGCGTGCGCTCCAGCAGCTGCGCGCGGGAGAACGTGAGCAGGTCGGGGGTCTCGCGGCCCGCCTGCTGCCACCACGTGTCGAAGTGCGCCCCGGACACGACCTCCTCGGGCAGGCGGGCGTCGTAGAGGGCGACCAGCGCGTCGTCGTCGACGACCAGGTCGCGCCGTCGGGTGCGGTGCTCGAGGTCGCCGAGCTCCGTCAGCAGCCGGCGGTTGGCGGCCAGGAACGCGTGCGGGCTCTCCCAGTCTCCCTCGACCAGCGCGTGACGGATGAACAGGGCGCGCGCAGCCTCCGGGTCGACGGGCCCCGCCGCCACGGTGCGGTCGGTGACCAGGGGCAGGCCGTAGAGCGTCACCTTCTCGTCGATCACGGCCGCACCACGGCGCGCTGACCACCGCGACTCGCCGTAGGTGCGGGTCACCAGGTGGGCGGCGGCCTCCTCGACCCAGGCGGGGTCGATGCGCGCCACCGTGCGGGCCCACAGTCGGGAGGTCTCGACGAGCTCCCCGGCCATCACCCACGCCGGCGCGGTGCCGGCCAGCGCCGACCCCGGCCACAGCGAGAACTCCAGGCCCCGCGCACCGCGGTAGCGCCTCCCGGCCTCCTGGTACAGCCCGACGTGGGACAGCAGCCCGGCAAGCAGGGAGCGGTGGACGACGGCATCCTCGGCGGGGGTCGCGTTGACGGCCATGCCGAGATCCTTCGCGATCGACCGGAGCTGGCTGTGCAGGTCCTGCCACTCCCGCACCCGCAGGTAGTGCAGGTGCTCGGCCTTGCAGCGCCGCCGGAAGGCGTTCGAGGACAGCGCCCGCTGCTGGCCGCGCAGGTAGGCCCACAGGTTGCGGTAGGCCAGGAAGTCCGACCCGCCGTCGTCGAAGCGCGCGTGCAGCTCGTCGGCGCTGCCCTCCTTGCCCGCAGGCCGCTCGCGGGGGTCCTGGATGGACAGGCCCGCGGCGACCACCAGCACCTCGCGCAGGCAGGCGTTGCGGTCTGCCTCGACGAGCATGCGCCCGATGCGGGGGTCCACGGGTAGCCGGGCCAGGGTGCGCCCGATCGGTGTGAGGCGGGGTCGGGGACCGGGCTCGGCGCTGTCGACCGCGCCCAGCTCGTGCAGGAGCTGGATCGCGTCACGGACGCTGCGCCGGTCGGGAGGATCCACGAAGGGGAACGCCTCGACGTCGCCGAGCCCGAGCGCCGCCATCTGCAGGATGACCGAGGCCAAGTTGGTGCGCAGGATCTCCGGCTCGGTGAACGCCGCGCGGTCGGCGTAGTCCTCCTCGCTGTAGAGGCGGATGCAGACGCCCTCGGCGACGCGCCCGCAGCGCCCGGCCCGCTGGTCGGCGCTGGCCTGCGAGACCTTCTCGATCGGCAGCCGCTGCACGCGGGTGCGCTTGCTGTAGCGCGAGATCCGCGCGGTGCCCGGGTCCACGACCGCGCGGATGCCCGGCACGGTCAGGCTGGTCTCGGCCACGTTGGTGGCCAGCACGACC from Egibacteraceae bacterium encodes:
- the hrpA gene encoding ATP-dependent RNA helicase HrpA is translated as MSTDISSASDLRSRLADLTLVDEHRLGRRLRRTRSLDDPARRQAAIEEVAGAVAAAEQRVARRRDGVPAVGYPTELPISQARDELHAALRDHQVVVVAGETGSGKTTQLPKLCLELGRGVRGAIGHTQPRRLAARTVAARIAEELHVDVGEQVGYQVRFDDRTSDRTLVKVMTDGILLAEIQGDPSLRAYDTIILDEAHERSLAIDFLLGYLHQLLPRRPDLKLVITSATIDPARFAGHFGDAPVVEVSGRTYPVEIRYRPLEEADGEDDQVQGICDAVTALHREIPGDVLVFLSGEREIRDTADAVRALGLHDTEVLPLYSRLAAAEQQRVFQPGRGRRVVLATNVAETSLTVPGIRAVVDPGTARISRYSKRTRVQRLPIEKVSQASADQRAGRCGRVAEGVCIRLYSEEDYADRAAFTEPEILRTNLASVILQMAALGLGDVEAFPFVDPPDRRSVRDAIQLLHELGAVDSAEPGPRPRLTPIGRTLARLPVDPRIGRMLVEADRNACLREVLVVAAGLSIQDPRERPAGKEGSADELHARFDDGGSDFLAYRNLWAYLRGQQRALSSNAFRRRCKAEHLHYLRVREWQDLHSQLRSIAKDLGMAVNATPAEDAVVHRSLLAGLLSHVGLYQEAGRRYRGARGLEFSLWPGSALAGTAPAWVMAGELVETSRLWARTVARIDPAWVEEAAAHLVTRTYGESRWSARRGAAVIDEKVTLYGLPLVTDRTVAAGPVDPEAARALFIRHALVEGDWESPHAFLAANRRLLTELGDLEHRTRRRDLVVDDDALVALYDARLPEEVVSGAHFDTWWQQAGRETPDLLTFSRAQLLERTPAPVHAQDHPDVWPYRDLALTLTYRFEPGASDDGVTVVIPLAALNRIEATPFGWQVPELRGELVTALLRSLPKDLRRSFVPVPDVARAVLARLHPTAEPLTDALARELHAETGVAVPRDAWDLDRLPDHLRMTFRVVDAGHVVAQGKDLTEVKRRVGGQARAAVAQVAERFERRGLRAWTVGGLPRSLELARDGHALRGFPALVDEGDSVGVRVLLTEPEQRRAMWQGTRRLLLLELPPPARAVAAHLDRRAKLALTRSPHASVSALLDDCAGCSVDALMADHGGPAWDDEAYAKLRAAVAGALDGDVLEVVCAVQGILVAAGDAERALAAVSSAALAPAAADARAQLGAMIYPGFVTATGRRRLPDVERYVRAIAWRVGRLGRNVDQDADRMARVAEVAQAYAALRARAEADPDAAAEIRWMIEELRVSLFAQPLGTRHRVSEQRILRAIDEAAR